A single genomic interval of Zingiber officinale cultivar Zhangliang chromosome 4A, Zo_v1.1, whole genome shotgun sequence harbors:
- the LOC121973037 gene encoding basic leucine zipper 43-like has protein sequence MAHSSGSIPCFSFAAAAAATISGIAAAEEEQARLRGVAAEEERRKRRMASNRESARRSRMRKQSQLAELWSQAARLRSANRRLLEELNRVMRERDEVLVENGRLRKRETELEKKLKKLQAPASGGCVPGN, from the coding sequence ATGGCTCACAGCAGCGGTAGCATTCCATGCTTCAGCTTCGCCGCCGCCGCAGCTGCCACTATCTCCGGAATTGCTGCAGCAGAAGAAGAGCAAGCCAGGCTGAGGGGGGTGGCAgcggaggaggagaggaggaagaggaggatggcGTCGAACAGAGAGTCGGCGCGGCGGTCGCGGATGAGGAAGCAGAGTCAGCTGGCGGAGCTGTGGTCGCAGGCGGCGCGTCTCCGGTCGGCCAACCGCCGGCTGCTGGAGGAGTTGAACAGGGTGATGAGGGAGCGTGACGAGGTCCTGGTGGAGAACGGCCGGCTGAGGAAACGCGAAACGGAGCTGGAAAAGAAGCTGAAGAAGCTGCAAGCTCCGGCCAGTGGTGGTTGTGTTCCAGGGAATTAA